CCTTCTAAATCTTCTACATACATAGTTATCACCTACGCATAATAAAACCGAAAATCAAAGGTGATCTCTTGGATGGAAGAAGCGCCTGTGACCATAAACTCATTCCACCCAGGCAATAAGGTAATTAATCTTCGGTTTGTGTTTCTAAAGATGTTTAAGCTATTCTTCTTGTATGTTACACCCGTTAAATGAACCAGATCGTTTGTAGTCAAAGCTCCCTCATAACGCCATGTATCGCCTGTCGTTTGATTGGTTAATTCGAGAAAAGAGTCACACGCGGCCTGAATCTTAATATCGATTTCACAATAACGAGGATCTAATCTTACGTTTCCATCATTATAAATTTGGAACTCGGCTGTGTTATGTGTATAGACTGCTTCTTCTCCTATTTCTTCTACAGATAAGTTCATCGTTTTCTTTGGCGATTCAGCAAAAGGAAGCTGAATGGTTTCAAAAATCAACTCTGTAAAGCCATATAGAAACTGTTGATCAAAGTTAAACTTTTGAAAACAGCGAACAAGATACCGTTTATCGGTTAACGTTACATTCTCTCCTGTTTGGTAGATTTCCCTTCTTCGCTCAATAAGGTAAAACGGCTCAAGAGAAGTGAGAATAGCAAACAACTTATCTCGTAAGATGGGATAGTTCTTCCAATCTTTCGACTGCATAATAAAAGGAACCCGAATCGTCCGAGTTCCATAGTCTGCTCCCATATCCACAGTTCCTGGTCTTCCCTGTATATTTTCGCTATAACCCATAACTTCAATAGAAGAGATGTCTACATCCTGCACAATAATTCCTATGTCTTCTAAATTTATTCCTGTCCCATCTTGTTTTTCTACTCTTACATCCATCTTCTCTTACCTCCCTTCAAAGATTGTTCGAACTAATCCGTCACGAGCTCCTTCTGTTTCAACATGAGTACGAATCACTTCCATATCGGCTTCATTCCGA
This sequence is a window from Priestia filamentosa. Protein-coding genes within it:
- a CDS encoding phage tail domain-containing protein, translated to MDVRVEKQDGTGINLEDIGIIVQDVDISSIEVMGYSENIQGRPGTVDMGADYGTRTIRVPFIMQSKDWKNYPILRDKLFAILTSLEPFYLIERRREIYQTGENVTLTDKRYLVRCFQKFNFDQQFLYGFTELIFETIQLPFAESPKKTMNLSVEEIGEEAVYTHNTAEFQIYNDGNVRLDPRYCEIDIKIQAACDSFLELTNQTTGDTWRYEGALTTNDLVHLTGVTYKKNSLNIFRNTNRRLITLLPGWNEFMVTGASSIQEITFDFRFYYA